CGCGGGCGTGCCAGGCCGCTTCCAGCGCCGGGGGCAGTTCGAAACGCTCGGCGATCTCGCTGCCGGTCCAGCCGAGGTTGATCCGGCGCAGCGTCTGGTCGTGCAGGTAGGCGTAGAGGTCGCGTTGTTCGGTCAGGTGCTTCACGACGCGGTCGCGGCCCCAGGTCGGCCAGTGGTGGGAGGCGAACGCGACCTCGGTGTCGTCGCCGAACTCGGCGATGGCCTCGGTGAGGTACCGCGCCCAGTTCCGGGCGTCGCGGACCTCGGCTCCGCGCAGCGTGAGGACGTTGTGCATGGTGTGCGTCGCGTTCTCGGCCATGCACAGCGCGCGGTGGTCGGGGAAGTGGAAGTTCATCTCCGCGGGTGCCTCGGTGCCCGGGGTGAGCTGGAACCGGATGGGCACGCCGTCGACGACCTCCCGCTGCCCGGTGCGCGTGATGTCGAGCGTGGGCGGGAGCAGCGAGACCCTGCCCACCGAGATGCCCTGGCCCAGTCCGGTGCCGACCTGGCCGCGCGGGCCCTTCTCCAGCAGCGCGCCGTACATGTAGTTGCCGCGGCGGGTCATGGCGGTTCCGGCGTAGACGTTCTCCGCCACCGCGTGCTCCATGAAGCCCACCGGCGCCAGGATCGGCACCTCGCCGGACACCACGCCCTCCACGCCGCCGAAGTGGTCGACGTGGGAGTGCGTGTAGATCACCGCCGTGACCGGCCGGTCGCCGCGGTGCGCCCGGTACAGCGCCAGTCCCGCGGCGGCCGTCTCCACCGAGATCAGCGGGTCGATCACGATGACGCCCCGCTCGCCCTCCACCAGGGTCATGTTGGACAGGTCCAGGCCGCGGACCTGGTAGATGCCCGGCACCACCTCGTAGAGGCCCTGCTCGGCGCACAGCTGGGACTGCCGCCACAGGCTCGGGTGCACCGTCGGCGGGCAGTCGCCGCGCAGGAAGGCGTAGGCGTCGTCGTCCCACACCACGCGCCCGTCCTCGTCGGCGACGACGCCGGGTTGGAGCGCGGCGATGAAACCGCGATCGGCATCCTCGAAGTCACTGCGATCGGCGAAGGGCAGCTCGCTCACCGGTCCCCCATCACTCCGCGAACATCCGACCCAGTACAACCGCCGGGCCCCGCGCTCGCAGTGCGGAAACGGCTGCGGTCGGGGGTGGCGGGCCATAGGCTGTCCGGGTGGCTGAATCGGTGGTGCTGGAGTTCGGGGAGACCGAGGTGCCGGTCTCGCACCCGGACAAGGTGTTCTTCAGCAAGCGCGGCGAGACCAAGCTCGACCTGATCCGGTACTACCAGGCCGTTGCCGAACCGCTGCTGAGCACGTTGCAGGGCCGCCCGCTGCTGCTGGAGCGCTACCCCGACGGGGCGAGCGGCAAGTCGTTCTTCCAGAAGCGGGTGCCCAAGTCGGCACCCGAGTGGCTGCAGACCACCGTGGTGTCCACCCCCAACGGGACCACCAGCGATGCGCTGGTCGCCGCCGATCTGGCGCACATCGCCTGGGCGGTGAACCTCGGCTGCCTGGGCTTCCACGTCTGGCCCTACCACGCAGGCGCACCCGCGGTCACCGATGAGCTGCGCATCGATCTCGATCCCTCGCCGGGCGTCACGTTCCCGCAGGTGGTCGAGGCCGCGCAGCTGACCCGGCAGCTGCTGGCCGAGCTCGGCATCGAGGCGCAGGTGAAGACCTCCGGCTCGCGCGGCCTGCACATCTACGCCGCGCTGGAGGCGCGGTGGGACAGCTACGAGGTGCGGGCGGCCGCCGTGGCGCTGGCCCGCGAGCTGGAGCGCCGCCACCCCGACCTGATCACCGCCAAGTGGTGGAAGGAGGAGCGGGGCTCCCGGGTGTTCGTCGACTACAACCAGAACGCCCCGCACAAGACCGTTTTCGGCGCCTGGTGCGTGCGCCCGCGAGTGGGCGCGCAGGTGTCCACGCCGATCTCGTGGGACGAGCTCGGCACCGTCGAACCGGATTCGCTGACCATCGCCACGGTCCCGGGCCGGCTGGCCGAGCTCGGCGACCCGTGGGCCGGCCGGCGGCCGCAGTCGATCGAACCGCTGCTGGAGCAGTCGGCCCGGGACATGGCCGCCGGCCTGCAGGACGCGCCGTGGCCGCCGGTCTACCCGAAGCAGCCGAACGAGCCACCGCGCGTCGCACCGAGCCGCGCCAAGCGGGACTGATTCAGTGATTCCAGACTCGTTTTGCGTAGCGGTGCGGGTAGCGGAACCTCAGGGCTTCCCTGGACTGCGGGTGCCCAGCCTGATGTATGACCAATACACGGCGGCTGGGCCGTCCTCGCCAGGAAAGCCCTGAGAACCCGCGGCGGTGCAAGCTGCCAGGGTGGGTCAAGCGCTGCGCGCTTGCGGCGGCTCATGCCGTTGTTGCGGTACGCCTCGCGGTCGCGGCCTGCCGTAAAGAGTCAAACCCGACTAGCGGGCTTCTGCCCGTGCGGGCAGGGCCTTGCGCAGGGCCAGGAACAGGTGGACGAGGCCGACGGTGATCAGGATGTGGCCGAGTCCGGCGATGCCCGAGATCGCCGCCGAGCTCTCCGCGCCGAGCACCGTCATGGTGCCGTGCACCAGCATCATCGCCGCGGTGAGCGCCAGCCCGCTGTTGTAGAACCAGAAGAACAGCGTGAACAGCCGGTTGCCGGAGAGCCCGAAGGCCTTGTCCAGCGCCAGCACCACCAGGAAGAACAGCATGCCCAGCGCGAGCAGGTGGGTGTGCGCCACCGCCAGCTGGGTGTCGCCGGTGAACTCCTGGGCCTTGGTCAGCTCGCGGTAGTACAGCCCGGCCGCCAGCCCGAGGACCATGTAGCTCAACGCCGCCCAGTAGACCTTCTTCATCGCCGATGCGCTTCCTTCCCTGCGGTCGCCGTCTGCACCTCCCACTGTCGTCGCCGACCGCGCTCGCGCGCATCGATCCGGGGATCGGTTGCCGCGAACCGAAAGCGGCACCGCGGAATCAACCTTTCGAACGATGCGCGCGACGCACGTCCCCACTCCCTCCACACAGGACGGTTCAGCGCAGGTGCGCCGCGACCGCGCGGGCGGTGTCGGCGAGCAGCTCGTTGCGGTACTCGTCGTCCTGCCTCGGCCTGGTGGTCAGGATCGCGATGACGATCGGCGTGCCGTCCTCGGTCCAGGTGACGCCTGCGTCGTTGCGCGTGCCGTAGTCGCCCGCGCCGGTCTTCTCCCCGGTGCGCCAGGTCGGCGGCACTCCGGCCCGGATGCACTCGTCGCCGGTGGTGTTGGCGAGCAGCCACTCGGTCAGCTGGTCGCGCTCCGGTGCCGCGAGCGCGTCGCCGAGCACCAGCGCCCGGTAGCCCGCGGCGAGCCCGGCCGGGGTCGAGGTGTCGCGCTCGTCACCGGGGATCGCCGTGTTCAGCTCGGTCTCCCACCGGTCCAGCCGGGTGGTCGGATCACCGATCGAGCGGGCGAACGGCGCGATCGACTGCGGGCCACCGCGTTCGCGCAGCAGCAGGTTGGCCGCGGTGTTGTCGCTGAGCTTCATGGTCGCCTCGCAGAGCGCGCGGACCGTCATGCCGGTGTCCACGTGCTTCTCGGTCTCCGGCGAGTAGCTCACCAGGTCGTCCTTCGTGTAGCGGATGACCTTGTCGAAGTAGCCGCTGCTCAGGCCGTGGTCGCGCAGCAGAGCCGCGACGGCGTAGGTCTTGAAGGTGGAGCACAGCGCGAACCGCTCGTCGGGGCGGTTCACCAGCGTCCGGCCGGTGCGGACGTTGATCGCGTACAGGCCCACGCGGGCGTCGTAGCGGCGCTCCAGCTCGGCCAGGTCGGGGCCGGGCGGGGCGGGAGCGGGCGGCGGAGCTCCCTCGACGGTGCCGCACGCCACCAGTGCCGGAACGGCCAGCAGCGCCCCCAGGACAGCGCGTCGCCCGAGGCGGATTTCGTTGTGCCGCAAGTACTTCTCCGTTCAGTCCGAAGACCGGAAGTCCGGTCGGGACCAATCAAGCAGCACCCGCGCGATCGCGCCAATCCACAGCCGACCGCCCGGCGATAGCGGTTCGATATGGCCGCAGCGCGCACCCGGTCGCCACCGCCCGGATCGGGCGGAAAAAAACTTCGCTCACAGCCGCCCGGAGCGCAGGTCGTTGACCGCGACCCAGGCGCACTCCCCGATCGCCGTGTCCACCCGCGGCAGCGCGGAATCGGCTCGCGCGGCGAGCGTGAACACCGCCACCGCGACCGGTTCCTCGCCCTCGAACTCCACCACCGACACCTCGTTGCGCACCGCACCGATGGTGCCGGTCTTGCCCGCCACCCGCACGCCCTGGAACGGGAAGCCGGAGCGCACCCGGTGCATCCAGATCTGGTTGCCCAGCAGCCGCCGGATGAACGCGCACTGCTGCGGCGAGGCCACGGCGTCGGTCCAGATCAGCTCCAGCAGCCGGGTCATCTCACGCGGTGTGGTGGCGCCCGCGTAGGCCGGGTCGTAGGCGCTGACGGTGCGCGCGGCGTCGTTGTCGCCCAGCAGCGCGAACGCTTCCGCCGCCGTGGTGGTGCCCAGGTCGCGGACCAGCGAGGCGTGCTGGTCGGCGGTGCCGCCGACCACGCGGGTCCGGGTGAGCCCCAGGTCGTCGAGCACGTCGGCGACCGCGTCCAGGCCGACGGCGCCGAGGATGACGTCCGCGGCCGAGTTGTCCGACACCGCGATCATCGAGGCGGCCAGGTCGCGCCAGGACACCGTCACCGGGTCGAGGAAGGTCGAGAAGCCGCTCGGGCCCGGTGTGCAGGAGGTCGGGTCGATGCGCACCGTCGCGCGCGGGTCGAGGCGGCCGGCGTCGAAGGCCCGGCACATCGCCACCAGCAGCGGCAGCTTGTAGACCGAGGCCGTGACCACCAGCTCGTCGGCGCCGACGCAGATCTCCCGCCCGCCGCCGAACTGCGTCGCGTGCACCCAGCCCTCGGCACCGGCGTCGGCGAGCACCTCGCGGATCCGCCGCTCGACCGGGCTCACCGGTCGCCTCGCAGGGACGCCTCGAAAGCGGTGCGCACGTCCTCGGCCGCGGATTCCTGCCAGACCAGCCGGACCCGCAGCGCCAGGTCGTCGCCGGCCGGCGCCCGGACCACGCCCGGGCCGTCCAGCTCCGGGTCGGTGGTCAGCGCGAACGCCCGCCCGGCGGCGACGGCGGTGATGGCCTCGCGATCGCCGGGTGCGGGCAGGAAGTCCGGATCCAGCCCCTTGGTCCGCAGGGTGTCCACGAGCAGGTCGAACGCGGCCGTGCCGTGGTTGCGCGGGGCGGTCGCGCAGGCCAGGCCGCGCAGGCCGCGGATCGAGGGCTTGCGGTCGGACGGGATCAGCAGCCAGCGCCGGATCTTCAGGACCGGGCCGGGCGTCAGCGCGCCGATCAGCGCGGGGTGGTGCACCGCCGCGCAGTCGAGGCGGCCGGCCGCGACCGCTTCGACGAGGTCGGTGGTCGGTGCGGTCGTGGTGATCACGGTGCGGGCCGCCGGGTCCGGTGCCGCGGCGCGCACCGCGGCCGTGCAGGCGGCGACCTGCCGGTCGGTCAGCGCCGGGATGACGCCGATGCGCACCGCGCCGCGGTTCTCCCGCTGCCGCCGGGCCTCCTCCTCGAACTGCTCCGCGCCGTCGAGCAGCGCCCGCGCCCGGGGCAGCAGCTCGGCCCCGGCGGTGGTCAGGTGCACCCCGCGCGACCCCCTGGTGAGCAGGGTGACGCCGAGCTTGGCCTCCAGCCGCTGCACGCCCTGCGAAACCGGCGGCTGGGTCATGCCGAGGCGGTCGGCGGCGTGCCCGAAGTGCCCTTCCTCGGCGACCGCCACGAAGAACCGGAGATGGCGAAGCAGATCCACGGAGCGATCCAATCACTGCCGGACCGGCGGGTGGGCGCCGGCTTCGCGCGGGAGCCGGCGCCCACCGGGATTCACCGCACGACCAGGTCGGCGGTCTTGGTGGAGGTCCAGTGCAGGACCCGCTCCAGCGGCCCGCGACCGAGCAGCGGCCGCCACAGCGCGCAGAACACCAGCGAACCCAGCGCGAGGACGAGCAGCGGCAGCCACGGCTGCCAGCTCAGCCCGACCAGCACCGGCTCCAGCAGCAGGCCCTGCACGGTGTACACGGTCAGGGCGAGCGCGCCGACCGCCGACAGCGGGGCCAGCAGCGTGCGCAGGCGATCACCCGCGAACAGGCAGAGGGCCAGGACCGCGAGAGCGGCACCGGTCGAAGCGGTGATCTCGAACGGCGTGCCGGCGTGCGGGGCGTTGAGCAGCAGGAACGCCGGTGAAGTCGTGGGAACGACGCCGAAGCCCATCATCTGCAGCAGTTCGACGGGTTCCTTGCCGATCTCGGCGGCGATCGGCGCCAGGTTGGCCAGGACCGGTTCCAGGGCGCGGAGACCGCCGAAGACGTTGAGGGCCAGCCAGGAACTGCCCGCGCCGATCACGGCCAGCACGACACCGCTGATCAGCAGCCGCAGGCGCACCGCCGTCGACCGCAGGTCCAGCCGCCCGACGGCCAGCCCGGCGAACACGAACGGCATCCAGGTCAGCACCGGGTAGGCGCCGTCGAGCAGCAGCCGCTGGAATCCCGCCCCGGCGGTGTCCCACGAGGTCAGGTCGGTGAACGACAGCGCGCCGCCCACGGTGTCCGCGCTGGTCCACGCGCCGCGGATGAAGAAGGAGGCGATCGGCCCGGCGATCGTCCACACCGCGGCGATCACGGCCAGCACCGCGGGGCGCACGCGCAGGAACGGCAGCGCCAGCAGGAAGTACAGCGCGTAGAACGAGAGGATCACCATCATCTGCGCGCCCAGCTGGGTCAGCACCATGCCGAGCACGAAGAGGACGACCGCGCGCACCGCGATGCGCACCCGGTCCCGGCGCAGCACCGAGCCCTCGTGCGGCCGGCTGCCGCCGGTCAGCAGCGCCAGCGAAACCCCGGCCAGCACGGCGAACAGCACCGAGGCGTGCCCGTTGCCGAGGCCTGCCAGGAATTCCGCCGCACCACCGGCGGTCGGGTCGAGCATGGCCGGACCGGCGTGCGCGACGAACATCCCGAGCACCGCCAGCCCCCTGGCGATGTCGACGCCGTCGAGGCGGGTGCGGACGGGCGCCGGAGTCCTTGCCACCGGCGGACTTTCGTTCGTGAAAACCATGCGGCGAACGCTATGCCCGGGTGCGCTGCGCGGGCGTCGGACTCCAGGCGCATTCACCGATCATCCGCCAGGCGCACGGAGATCGCGTGCAGCGCGATCTCGTCATACCCGGGGAGTACGACCCGGGGTTCATCCGGCGCGACGCCGGTTGCCATAGGCTCGCCGCGTGGCTACCGAGAAGCTCAACGCGCCCTCGCCGAGCACCGCAGAACCGGACGAAGAACCGTTCGTCGGTTCGCGACCGTCCTGGCTCGCGGGCGTGCCGCGGTGGGTCGTGCTGGCCGCCATCAGCGCGATCACCTTCGCGCTCTCGGCCATGAGCGTCCTGCAGAACCGCCCGGACTTCAACGCGGCGCTGCCACTGCTGGTGGGGGCACTGATCGGGGCGCTGGCGCTGCTTGGCATGCGCCGGTTCCCGATCACTGTGGTCGTCATCACCACGGTCCTGCGCTTCATCGAGCCGTTGTCTTCGCTGGCTCAGCTGCCCGCGTTGTACGCGCTGGGCGCCTACGGGCGGAAGAACTGGCAGATCTGGGGCGTCGCGGCGCTGTGCGTCCTGCAGGATCTCGTCTCCTGGCTGCTCAAGGGGTTCGACGGGAACGTCGAATCCCTCATCACCAGCATCGTGATGTGGTCGCTCGTCCTCTTCTTCCCGGTCGTGATCGGCCGCTACATGG
This portion of the Saccharopolyspora antimicrobica genome encodes:
- a CDS encoding alkyl/aryl-sulfatase is translated as MSELPFADRSDFEDADRGFIAALQPGVVADEDGRVVWDDDAYAFLRGDCPPTVHPSLWRQSQLCAEQGLYEVVPGIYQVRGLDLSNMTLVEGERGVIVIDPLISVETAAAGLALYRAHRGDRPVTAVIYTHSHVDHFGGVEGVVSGEVPILAPVGFMEHAVAENVYAGTAMTRRGNYMYGALLEKGPRGQVGTGLGQGISVGRVSLLPPTLDITRTGQREVVDGVPIRFQLTPGTEAPAEMNFHFPDHRALCMAENATHTMHNVLTLRGAEVRDARNWARYLTEAIAEFGDDTEVAFASHHWPTWGRDRVVKHLTEQRDLYAYLHDQTLRRINLGWTGSEIAERFELPPALEAAWHARGYYGSVSHNVKAIYQRYMGWYDGNPSSLWEHPPEESAKRYVDCIGGVDRVVEKAAEYAAAGDLRFAAQLLKHAVFAEPDHTAAGDLLADVYQRLGFGAENATWRNFYLTGAQELRQGITPMEISISGAILAALTVEQLLDSVAIRIDGPRAATAALAIDWHVTDTDDHVRTTLSNGALVQEPIRESRPPDLTLTLTKQQLLALLAGDAPEDIDHRGDRAALTTLQDLLDAPDPNFPIVRP
- the ligD gene encoding non-homologous end-joining DNA ligase, which codes for MAESVVLEFGETEVPVSHPDKVFFSKRGETKLDLIRYYQAVAEPLLSTLQGRPLLLERYPDGASGKSFFQKRVPKSAPEWLQTTVVSTPNGTTSDALVAADLAHIAWAVNLGCLGFHVWPYHAGAPAVTDELRIDLDPSPGVTFPQVVEAAQLTRQLLAELGIEAQVKTSGSRGLHIYAALEARWDSYEVRAAAVALARELERRHPDLITAKWWKEERGSRVFVDYNQNAPHKTVFGAWCVRPRVGAQVSTPISWDELGTVEPDSLTIATVPGRLAELGDPWAGRRPQSIEPLLEQSARDMAAGLQDAPWPPVYPKQPNEPPRVAPSRAKRD
- a CDS encoding DUF2871 domain-containing protein gives rise to the protein MKKVYWAALSYMVLGLAAGLYYRELTKAQEFTGDTQLAVAHTHLLALGMLFFLVVLALDKAFGLSGNRLFTLFFWFYNSGLALTAAMMLVHGTMTVLGAESSAAISGIAGLGHILITVGLVHLFLALRKALPARAEAR
- the bla gene encoding class A beta-lactamase is translated as MRHNEIRLGRRAVLGALLAVPALVACGTVEGAPPPAPAPPGPDLAELERRYDARVGLYAINVRTGRTLVNRPDERFALCSTFKTYAVAALLRDHGLSSGYFDKVIRYTKDDLVSYSPETEKHVDTGMTVRALCEATMKLSDNTAANLLLRERGGPQSIAPFARSIGDPTTRLDRWETELNTAIPGDERDTSTPAGLAAGYRALVLGDALAAPERDQLTEWLLANTTGDECIRAGVPPTWRTGEKTGAGDYGTRNDAGVTWTEDGTPIVIAILTTRPRQDDEYRNELLADTARAVAAHLR
- a CDS encoding serine hydrolase, which gives rise to MSPVERRIREVLADAGAEGWVHATQFGGGREICVGADELVVTASVYKLPLLVAMCRAFDAGRLDPRATVRIDPTSCTPGPSGFSTFLDPVTVSWRDLAASMIAVSDNSAADVILGAVGLDAVADVLDDLGLTRTRVVGGTADQHASLVRDLGTTTAAEAFALLGDNDAARTVSAYDPAYAGATTPREMTRLLELIWTDAVASPQQCAFIRRLLGNQIWMHRVRSGFPFQGVRVAGKTGTIGAVRNEVSVVEFEGEEPVAVAVFTLAARADSALPRVDTAIGECAWVAVNDLRSGRL
- a CDS encoding LysR family transcriptional regulator; this encodes MDLLRHLRFFVAVAEEGHFGHAADRLGMTQPPVSQGVQRLEAKLGVTLLTRGSRGVHLTTAGAELLPRARALLDGAEQFEEEARRQRENRGAVRIGVIPALTDRQVAACTAAVRAAAPDPAARTVITTTAPTTDLVEAVAAGRLDCAAVHHPALIGALTPGPVLKIRRWLLIPSDRKPSIRGLRGLACATAPRNHGTAAFDLLVDTLRTKGLDPDFLPAPGDREAITAVAAGRAFALTTDPELDGPGVVRAPAGDDLALRVRLVWQESAAEDVRTAFEASLRGDR
- a CDS encoding heparan-alpha-glucosaminide N-acetyltransferase domain-containing protein, with amino-acid sequence MARTPAPVRTRLDGVDIARGLAVLGMFVAHAGPAMLDPTAGGAAEFLAGLGNGHASVLFAVLAGVSLALLTGGSRPHEGSVLRRDRVRIAVRAVVLFVLGMVLTQLGAQMMVILSFYALYFLLALPFLRVRPAVLAVIAAVWTIAGPIASFFIRGAWTSADTVGGALSFTDLTSWDTAGAGFQRLLLDGAYPVLTWMPFVFAGLAVGRLDLRSTAVRLRLLISGVVLAVIGAGSSWLALNVFGGLRALEPVLANLAPIAAEIGKEPVELLQMMGFGVVPTTSPAFLLLNAPHAGTPFEITASTGAALAVLALCLFAGDRLRTLLAPLSAVGALALTVYTVQGLLLEPVLVGLSWQPWLPLLVLALGSLVFCALWRPLLGRGPLERVLHWTSTKTADLVVR